A genomic region of Lysinibacillus sp. 2017 contains the following coding sequences:
- a CDS encoding penicillin-binding transpeptidase domain-containing protein translates to MKWLTTNSKKRLTWIAIAFVLYGVAIFVKLMFLQIVQYDDLSTLAKENWDREIPFNTQRGEITDRNGEVIVTNKLAPTLYFMPSQNSEKEQVATAISSVLNKDRAAILKKLEQRISLVKLAPEAKNITYEQAVKIQQLQIPGLYSGVDYIRSYPQGNLLARLLGFTGIDNQGLAGIEYEYDRLLTGSDAAIRLFTDAKGVSLAHVDDEWKEGQDGATLQLTIDIELQKIVERELSQAMVQYDSDQALAIAMNPNSGEILALASFPTYDPSKFAEVEPAIYNRNLPVFMSYEPGSTFKIITLSAAIEEGVVNMEDEHFHDAGYTMVEGARLRCWKREGHKDQTFFEVVENSCNPGFVELGQRVGATKLLDYIHKFGFGKKTGSNIAGESTGILFSKAAFGPVEHATTSFGQGISVTPIQQVQAVAAIINGGTLYQPHIVSKVIDSNSNKVLLQNEPVVKDQVISEQTSDIVREALERVVANGSGRLAFRDGLRIAGKTGTAQKVENGRYKDGDYIVSFIGFAPANDPQVVIYVAIDHPQSALQFGSAIAAPIVGQIIEDAAPLLNIEKQQNQLEKQYRWGDELTEIVPNFVELTKEEVLTKLYPYKIEWHGSGEKITHQLPQANEIIHENDVIHLYLGN, encoded by the coding sequence CATGGATCGCCATCGCATTTGTATTATACGGCGTGGCGATTTTTGTTAAGCTAATGTTTTTGCAAATCGTGCAATATGATGATTTGTCGACATTAGCAAAGGAAAACTGGGATCGTGAAATACCATTTAACACGCAGCGTGGAGAAATTACTGATCGTAACGGGGAAGTTATTGTTACGAATAAATTAGCACCGACACTATATTTTATGCCATCACAAAATAGTGAAAAAGAACAAGTTGCCACAGCAATTTCAAGTGTATTAAACAAAGATCGAGCTGCAATTTTAAAAAAATTAGAGCAGCGTATATCTCTTGTAAAACTTGCACCAGAAGCGAAAAATATTACGTATGAACAAGCGGTTAAAATTCAGCAATTGCAAATTCCAGGATTGTACAGTGGGGTCGATTATATTCGTTCGTATCCACAAGGGAATTTACTTGCACGATTGCTCGGTTTTACGGGTATAGACAATCAAGGCTTAGCTGGCATTGAATATGAATACGATCGGTTATTAACAGGTTCAGATGCCGCAATCCGATTGTTTACTGACGCAAAAGGTGTTTCACTAGCGCATGTTGATGATGAGTGGAAGGAAGGGCAAGACGGGGCAACATTGCAATTGACGATTGATATTGAACTTCAAAAAATAGTTGAACGAGAACTTTCTCAAGCGATGGTACAATACGATTCCGATCAAGCTTTAGCAATAGCGATGAATCCAAATAGTGGTGAAATATTAGCACTCGCTTCATTTCCAACGTATGATCCGTCTAAATTTGCTGAAGTAGAACCAGCGATTTATAACCGGAATTTACCGGTATTTATGTCGTATGAGCCAGGATCCACGTTTAAGATCATTACATTAAGTGCGGCTATTGAAGAAGGTGTTGTGAATATGGAAGATGAACATTTCCATGATGCAGGTTATACAATGGTAGAAGGTGCACGACTTCGATGTTGGAAGCGGGAAGGACATAAAGACCAAACGTTTTTTGAAGTTGTCGAGAATTCATGCAATCCTGGCTTTGTTGAACTAGGTCAACGCGTTGGTGCTACAAAATTACTTGATTATATTCATAAATTTGGGTTTGGTAAAAAAACAGGTTCAAATATTGCAGGTGAATCAACAGGGATTTTATTTTCAAAAGCCGCATTTGGTCCAGTAGAACATGCAACAACTTCTTTTGGGCAGGGCATATCTGTAACGCCTATCCAACAAGTGCAAGCAGTAGCAGCTATCATTAATGGTGGTACGTTGTATCAACCGCATATTGTGTCGAAAGTAATTGATTCAAATTCAAATAAAGTTCTCCTTCAAAATGAACCTGTCGTCAAAGACCAAGTGATTAGTGAACAAACTTCGGATATTGTACGAGAAGCGTTAGAGCGTGTTGTTGCAAATGGTTCTGGGCGTCTCGCTTTTAGGGATGGCTTACGAATTGCAGGTAAAACAGGGACAGCACAAAAAGTAGAAAATGGTCGCTACAAAGACGGCGATTATATTGTTTCGTTTATCGGCTTCGCACCAGCAAATGACCCGCAAGTTGTTATATACGTAGCTATTGATCATCCACAAAGTGCCCTGCAATTTGGTAGTGCCATTGCAGCACCAATTGTCGGCCAAATCATAGAAGATGCAGCGCCGCTTTTAAACATTGAAAAGCAGCAAAATCAACTCGAGAAGCAATACAGATGGGGCGATGAATTGACGGAAATAGTGCCGAATTTTGTGGAACTTACAAAAGAAGAAGTGCTCACAAAATTATATCCATACAAAATTGAGTGGCATGGTTCAGGTGAGAAAATTACCCATCAATTACCACAAGCAAATGAAATCATCCATGAAAATGATGTGATTCATTTATATTTAGGAAATTAA